Within Microbacterium proteolyticum, the genomic segment TAGCCGACGGTCCAGAGGCCGAACGAGAACTTGTCGTCACGGGTGGGGGTGGGCATTCCTGCTCCTTCGCATGGATGCGCACGGTGGTTCGCCGCCGCACGAGGTTTTGTTGGTTCTCACAACATATACCCCGGATGCCACGGCGTCCAGCCCCACGGCGGGCCGCTCGGGGCATATACTGACTTATATATCGAAGGGGGCTTCCCATGGCACTCACCAGCGTCGATCTGGATCCACGACTCATCGAACGCGCGCGCATCCTCACCGGCGAGCCTTCCAACCGCGCGGTCCTGGACCTCGCTCTCCGTCGCCTCATCGCATCGAAGCAGAAGGACGCGATGATCGCCGGAATCGCCGGCCTCACCGACCTCGAAGCCGAACTGGACTCGCCCGTCACCGCCCCGACCCCGTGACGGACTACCTGGTCGACAAATCGGTCTGGGCACGCTTGGCTTCGGGCGACCCCGCCATCCGGACGCGGCTCGACAAGATCGCTCGCTCACCGTCGGACCTCTTCGTCACGTGCCCTCCCCAGGTGTTGGAGTTCTGCCACAGCGCCCGTACGCCCGAGGAGCACGCGCACTACCTCGAGCAGATGTCGCTCGGCTTCCCCCTCGAACGCGCGCCCGACGAGTCACTCGCCGTCGGCATCCAATCCGCACTCTGGAATGCCGGCCTCGTGCGTGCGGCGGGCGCGGTGGACATCCTGATCGCCGCGTACGCGATCGCCAACGAGGCGACCATCCTCAGCGCCGACCACGACTTCGACCACATCGCCGCTGTGAGCGACCTCGCTCACGAGTTCGTCTCCTCGACGTTCTGACGCCCCCGCGTCAGAGTCCGAGCGCTCCGTCCACCACGGCGAACACCTCGGGGCCCCACGTCAGCGCCCGCTCCCACGGGAGACCGAATCCCTCGGCGAAGAAGATGCTGTGCACGTGGTCGGGGAACGAGTGCCGGTCGACCTCGGGCAGCACCGCGGCGGGCACCTCGTCCGCGCGTCCACTGGTCATCGACACGAGGCCGTCGTGCGGCCACAGCTGCACCGGATCGGCCGCCGCGGCGAAGTAGCCGGCGCCGATCGCGGTCACGGGGATGCCGTCGAGCACACCCGCCTGCGCGTCGTTCCAACCGCGGAGGAATCGCCGCGACACCTCGGCCGCGGCGCCCTGGGAGTTGGCATCCGCATACGGACGCGCCTCGGCGAAGATCTGCAGCGTCGCCGGGTCGCCGTGGGCGTCGGCCTCGGTGATCTCGTCGTCGAGCAGGTCGCCGAGCACCGACCCGTCCCACGGGGTTCCGAGCGTGACGAGACGCTCCACGAGCGGACCGTCGCCGCCCAGCTCGCGGATCGCCGCGCGCGAGAACAGCCCGCCCATCGAGTGGCCGACGAGCGCGACGCTGGCGACGTCCTCCTCGGCGGCGAGATGCCGGAGGAACCCGGCGAGCGCGACACCGGCGTCGTCGACGCGGCCGACGGCGTTGATCGTGACCCCGGCGGGCAGGACGACGGGAACGTCCGAGAAGCCCTGCCATCCGGCATCCTCCCGCACCTCCCCCGTACCGATGCGGGCGGGAGCCGTGAAGACCCGGATGCCACGGGCGAGGAAGTGCGCGCGGAGGGCGGTCATCGTGTTGCCCGCCGCCAGGCCGGTCGCAGCCGCGTGCTGCGGGTCGGTGTACGGGGTGACGGCGGCGCCGCCGGAGACGAGGACGACGGCATCGGTCATGCGCTCAGGCTATCGAGCCGCGCATCCGCGTTGAGTGTCCAAGACACGCCGTCCGCACCGTCGTCGATGCGGCGTGTCTTGGACACTCGGTCAACGCGCGTCAGTGCGGCAGCGCCTCTTCGATCGCGGAGACGACCTCGGGGGCGTCGGGCAGGGTGCGCGGGCTGAAGCGGACGACGCGGCCGTCGGGGAAGACGACGAACTTCTCGAAGTTCCACGAGATGCGGCCCTTCTTGCCCTCGGCATCCGGGGTCCGCGTGAGCTCCTGGTAGAGCGGGTGGGCGCTGCGCCCGTTGACCTTGACCTTCTCGGACATCGGGAAGGTCACGCCCCACGTCACCGAGCAGTACTCGGCGATCTTCTCTTCGTCGCTGAGCTCCTGCAGGAACTGGTTGCTGGGGAAGCCGATCACCGTGAACCCGCGGTCGGCGTACTTCTTGTGCAGAGCTTCGAGCGCTTCGTACTGCGGCGCGAGGCCGCAGCGCGAGGCGACGTTGACGACGAGCGCCGCCTTGCCCTCGGTGAGGGCACCGAAGGTGGTCTGCTCGCCACGGATGGTGGTGATCGGGATGCCGGACAGGTCCATGCTCCGATCTTGGCACCGGGCGCTATGGGTGGGCTTCGATTCCCCATAAACGCGATCCGCGCGCAGAAACGCGCTGCCGTCGCGTTTATGGCCGCGGATCGCGTTTTTGGCGAACTCGACGGCGGATGCGGCGACGGCGGATGCGGCGGCGGCGGGGGCGGGGCGGATGCGGGGGGGGCGACGGGGCGGCACCGCGCGCCGCGGCCCCTGTCGCGGCGGCGGGGGACGGCACAGCGCGCCGCGGCCTTTGTCGCAACGACGGGCGATGGGCGCACGCGGGGCCGCTCCCCGCACGGACCCCGCCGCCGTGGCACAGTGGTCGGATGGTCACCGCGAGCAGGGGCGACGGCATGCGCCGCGCGAACCTCGCGCTCGTGCTGCGCACCGTGCACCGCGAGGGTCCGCGCTCGCGCGCCGCACTGACCGAGGCGACGGGTCTGAACCGCTCGACGATCGCCGACCTCGTGGGCGAGCTCGTGGGTGACGGCCTCGTCGTCGAGCGCGCCCCCGACCCGGTCGGCCGCGTCGGCCGCCCCTCGCCGACCGTCTCCCCGGATCCGCGCGTGGTCGCGATCGGCGTGAACCCCGAGGTCGACGCGCTCGACATCGGAGCGTTCGCCCTCGACGGCACGGCGGTCGCGCGCGAACGCCTCCCGCAGACCGGGCTGCTGACCCCCGAGCGCACCGCCGAGCTCGTCGGCGAACGCCTGGCCGCGTGGGCCGACGGCCCCTTGCGCGGACGCCGTACGGTCGGGGTGGGCGTCGCCGTCCCGGGGCCGGTGCGCGCCGCCGACGGCCTCGTCCGCACCGCCCCGCACCTGGAGTGGACGGATGCCGCGATCGGCACCCTCGTCACGGAAGCGACGGGGCTGCCGGCCCGCGTGGGCAACGACGCCGCCCTCGGCGCGCTGGCGGAGTACCTCTTCGGCGCCGCCCGCGGCGCGCACGACGTCGTGTACCTCAACGGCGGGGCGAGCGGCATCGGCGGCGCCGTCATCGTCGGCGGGACACCACTCGGCGGGGCCGGGGGCTACGCGGGCGAGTTCGGGCAGAACCGTCCGGGGATCGTGGATGCCGCCGACCGCCGCGCTGCGGACGGTGTGCTCGAGGACGAGGTGAGCCGCGCGCGGCTCCTCGCGGCTCTGCACCTCGACGCGGTCGACGACTCGGTGCTCGCCGAGGCCCTGGCATCCACCGACGATCCGGGAGCGCACGCCGAGACGGCACGGCAGCGGCGCATCCTCGCCACGGCGCTCGCGAACGCCGCGAACGTCCTCAACCCCGCGGTGATCGTGCTGGGCGGCTTCCTCGCGACGCTGGCGGCGCTCGACCTCGACGGCCTCGACGCCGCGGTGCGCGCGCAGACCATGCCCGCGTGCGCCGAGGACCTGCGGCTGCGCGTCGCCGCGCTGGGCGAGAACCGCCTGCTCGTGGGGGCGGCCGAGGCGGTGTTCGAGGCGGAGCTCTTCCCGACTCCCTGACCCGCGGGCCCGGGCGCGGTCCTCGCGCGGCAGGATGGACCGCATGACGCTCACCCGCTCCTCCGGCACGAACTGGTCGGGGAACCACCGCTACCGCGCCGCCGAGACACTGCTGCCCACAGACCTCGACGAGCTCGCGGCGGCGGTCTCGGCCGCGGATTCGCTCCGCGTCCAGGCCACCCGCCACACGTTCACCGATGTCGGCGACACCGACGGGTCGTTGATCTCGCTCGAGAACCTGCCCGCGCGGATCGAGGTCGACGGCGAGCGCGTCCGCGTCGAGGGGCTGGTGACGTTCGCGCAGCTCGCACCCGTGCTCGAGGCCGAGGGGCGCGCCCTCCACAACCTCGGCTCGCTCCCCCACATCTCCGTCGCCGGCGCCGCCGCGACCGGCACCCACGGCTCCGGCACCCGCAACGGCAACCTCTCGAGCGCCGTGACCGCCCTGGAGATCATGGATGCCGCCGGCGACCACCACTTCGTCCACGGCGAGCACCCGTGGTTCCCGGCGGCCGCGCTCGGTCTCGGCGCCTTCGGTGTCATGACGGCCGTGGAGCTCCGCACCGTCCCGACCTACACCGTGACGGCCGAGGCCTACACGGGCGTCGCGTGGGACGACATCGTGGCCGACCCGCGGCGTCTGTTCGCGAGCGCGTACAGCGTCAGCGTCTTCACGACGTGGGGCGACCCCGCCCACGATCTCGTCTGGGTCAAGACGACGGATGCCGATCCCGAAGCCGGCTACGTGACCGACCTGGGCGGCCGCCCGATCGGCGACGACCTGCACCTCGGTCGCATCCGCACCGTGGGCAACACGACCGAGCGCGGGACGCCCGGCCCGTGGCACACCCGCCTCCCCCACTTCCGCGCCGAAGCCCTGCCCAGCGACGGCGACGAGATCCAGTCCGAGTACTTCGTCCCCCTGGATGCCGCGGCGGACGCGCTCGCGGCGGTGCGGGCCGTGGCATCCGACATCGATCCGGTGCTGCTCGTGACGGAGCTGCGGACCGTCGCGGCCGACGACCTGTGGCTCAGCCCCGCATACCGGCGCGACGTCCTCGCGATCCACTTCACGTGGCGCAACGACAACGCCGGGGTCGCGGCGGTGCTGCCCGCCATCGAGGCCGCGCTGGCCCCCTTCGACGCCCGCCCTCACTGGGGCAAGGCGTTCACGATGCCCGGGGAGACGATCCGCGCGACCCTCCCGCACGTCGAGGATTTCCTGGCCGCGGCGCGGGAGACCGACCCGCGGGGCGTCTTCCGCAATGCGTTCCTGGAGCGCACGCTCGGGCTGTGAGGACGCGGGCGGTTCGACGCACGACCGGGTGACCGCGGGCACCGGTGCGGAGGCACATCGGGTGATCTCGGTGTCGACGGCGGCCTGAACGGCGCGCGAGCGGCGGGCCGCCGGGCGGGGCGCGGGCGACACTGTGAGGTCGCCCCGCTGCGCCCCCAGGAGTGCCCATGCCTTCTTCCCCCCTCGCCGAGGGCTGGATGCCGACCGCCTTCGGCGCCCTCGACGTCGCCGGCGCGCCGGGCTTCGCCGCCGAGGCCGAGATCCTCCTCGTCCCGACGCTGCCCGGGCCCGCACTGTGCCTCGTGTCGCACGGCGCGGATCTGTGGCGCCGGCTGATCCGGGAGGGTCCGATTCCGAGCGCCGCGTTCGACGACGCCGACCTCGACGTCCTCGCGCAGTGGCGCCGGCTGGGCATCGCCGCGTTCGGCTCGAACCACCCCGCGCGGGCGCATCACCTGAAGCGGGCCGTGCTCTCGTCGCCCCTGCACGAGCTCGTGTACGCCGTCACGGCCCACGTGGCGGCGGAGCTCGGTGTCCGCACCGTGTTCATCAAGGGGCCCAGCCTCCACCGCCAGGGGCTCCGCGAGCGGGAACACTCCGCGGACGTCGACGTCTGGTGCGAGCCGGCTCGGGCGGAGGAGCTCGTCCGCGCTCTCGCCGCCTGGGGCTGGCGCCGCTCCCCCGATCCGTGGTTCGGAACGCCGGTTCCGCACAGCACGACGATGAGCCCCGAGACCTGGGGATGCGAGATCGACGTGCATCGCCGCGTTCCCGGCCTGACCCTCGACGACGCGTCGGCGTTCGAGGCCGTCTCGGCGTCGTGCATGACGATGGAGTACGCGGGGACGGAGGTTCGGATCCCCTCGCGCGACGTGCACGCGGTGCTCGCCGCGGTCAACGTCGTCCGGCCGGCGATCGGCGAGCGCGGGCGCTCGGTGGACGCGTCGACCGCCGCCGTGCGGATGCTCACCGCGGCCGGCGGCACCCTCGGGAGCGCCCGCGCGCTCGGAGCCGTCCCGGCTCTGCGGCGCGAGCTGACCGAGGTGTTCGGCGCCGAGGCGACGGCCGGGTCGGCGGCCTCGACTCCGAGGGACTGGCACTGGCGGGGGCGTCCCGACACGGCGCACGCGTACCTCGCGGCGCTTCGGACCCTGCCGATCCTCCGGCGCCCGCGGGCGCTCGTGCGTCTGCTGTGGCCCGACGACGACGTCGCGCTCGCCTCGGCACGCCGCGCCGGGGACCCCACCGACGACCCGCGCCGCGCCCGCCTGCGGCGGCTGGCGCGCGGCCTGCGCGCGTGGGTGCGTGGGCGTCGGACGGTCCGCGAGCGGATGCCGACCTCCCCGTCGCTCCGCCACTCCGAGAGGACACCATGACGATCGGCTCCCTGGTTCTGATCTCGGCCTGCGCGATCAGCGTGTGGGTGGTGCTCCGCGCCCCGGCGTCGGCGGCGCCGGCCCGCGCGGTCGCGGCGATCATCGTGATCTCGACCCTGGTCCCCGTCGGATCGGTCCGGGATCAGACGATGGCGATGACGGCGCTCGCCACGATCGTCCTGCTGGGTCTGTTCGCCGTGGTCCGGCGCGACGCCTCGACGCCGTGGCCGCCGCTGTGGGGGGCGTGCCTGTTCGCCGCGTTCGGCCTCTGGCTGATCCTCCGCATCCTCGGCCAGTTCTCTGCCGCGTCCACGCTGCTGCAGGCGGGGATGCTCGCCTCCGCGATGGCGCTGGCCTTCGTCGTCCCGCTGCTGCGGAAGGAAGACCTCCCCGCTGTGGCGGACACGTTCCTGTGGCTCGTCCTCGCGCACACCGCCTACGCCGCTCTCGAACAGACCGGCACCGTGGACGCGATCTGGCCCCTCCGGGTGGAATCGCTGGAGAACATCGACGATCGGGCCAACGTGCTCATCCCCGCCCTCACCGGCCGATCGCAGAGCACCTTCGGGCACCCGATCCCGTTCGCCGTCTTCGCCAGCGTCGCGGCGCTCGTGCTGATCCACGCCACCGCGCAGACACGGCGCTGGCGGTATGCGGGCGGGGCCGTCGTCGCGGCGGCCGCCCTCGCCCTGTCGGGCACCCGGAGCGCCGTCGTCGCGCTCCTCGCGGCGCTCCTGGCGTACGGGCTCGCCAATCTGCGGTGGCGGCGGCTGCTGGTCATGATCGCCGGGGCGGGAGTGCTCGCGATCGCCGCACTCCTGGTCGACCTGCCGACCCTCCTCGCCCTCGACGGACGGTTCGAGTCCTCGGTGTCGTACATCCACCGCTCGCTCGTGGTCGGGTCGTGGGACGCGTTGTGGGCGCGCGGCGAGGCCGCGGTCGTATTCGGCTCGGGGGCGGGGGCGAGTGCGGAACTCTTCCGCGCGGGCATCGTGCGCGGGGCGAGCAACCTCCTCTACTTCGACAACGCCTACGTGTCGCTGTTCGCCCTGTCCGGACTCGTCGCGCTCGTCCTGTTCTGCGCGGTGCTGGGGCGCGCGCTTTTCGGCGGCGCGCTGGCGATCGGCGGCGCGACGTTCCTCGGGGTCATGGGCTTCTCGTTCGACGAGCAGCAGTGGCAGATCGTCCTGATCCTGCTGGCCTTCTGCGCTCTGCTGCCGCGCGCGTTCGGCACGGTCTCGCGTCGCAGCGATGCCCTCGATGCGAGCGACGGGGCGTCTCATCCCCCGTCGGACACCCGGCGCACGGCGATCACCGCGGAGACGTAGCCGATCACGCTCACCCCCTCGGCGACGGCCAGAGCCCACGGGATGCCGGGGGCACCGAGGGTCGCGACGAGGGGGAACGCCGCAGCTGCACCGCAGACGAGACCGGCCGCGTCCGAGACGAGCACGCATCCCGTGCGCGCGCGGGGAACGAGGACGTTGCGCACGAGCGGCGTCCCGACCGAGACGAAGAAGAAGGCGGCGGCGTATCCCCGGACGAATTCGGGGGTGGATGCCACGTGCGCCCCCCAGAGCACGCCGGTGGTCCACGGCCCGAGCAGGGCGAGCCCGAGCGCTCCGCCCGCGCCGAGGATTCCGTGCAGCAGGAGCGCGACGCGCTGTCGCCGACCGCGGGTCCCCTGCTCCAGCACCCAGTTCTGCAGAGCGTCGCCGAGCGCGGAGACGCTGAAGAGCGAGTACCGGTAGAGGCGATCGGCCGAGGCGAGGAACACCACCGAACCGGGGGCGTGCACGACGGTCGCGGCGGGGACCGGGGCGGCCGACCGCACCCCGGCCAGCATGAGGACGCCGGCGCCGGGAGCGCTCGACCGCGCCGCTGAGCGCAGCGCGTCCGCACCCGGCCAGGGCGGGATCGTCCACGAGAAGTACCGCCGATGGAACATGCTCAGCGCCACGACGATCCCCGCGACGATGCACGCCGGGTACCACAACGGCTCCCCCGTCGCCGCGACGAGGCCCGCACCGACCGCGAGAGCGAGCATGCGCGGAACCACCTCGAAGGCGGTGATGAGACGTGCCCGCCCCACACCGATGGCGTACCAGGTCATGGACATCCCCGACAGCGCCGCGGCGACGCACATGAGCGCGGCGAGCGCCCCCGTGCCGCCGGGCGAGGTCACCACCGACAGCGCGACCGCCGCCGGCGTGACCACGGCGAACACCCCGAGCCGGAGCCACCACGACGCCGCGTAGGTCATCCGTCGACGGCGGTCGCTCGGGGCGAGCGCCACGATCGGGGGGCCGACGACCTGCCAGCCGAACATCGTCACCGCCGTGGCGAAGGAGCCGATCGCCTGGCCGATGTTGAGTCCCGCCCACTGGTCGAGCGTGGAGGCGCGGGAGACGACCCCCAGCAGGAGCAGAGGGGCGAGCGAGGCGAGGAGCGGGAGCGAGCCAAAGCCCGCGAGGCGCCCGAGGAGGACCTTCATGCGGAAGAGTCGCGGGGGCGGGAGGTCACCGTGCGATCCTGTCCGGCTGCTTCCCGGGGCTGCGTCGGGTCGGATCCGCCCCTCGAGAGGTGAGGTGGTAAGGCCCCACGGGTGATTCTTCGGGCGGACCCGTCGACAGGGTCCGCACCCGGGCGCACGGGAGCACACGCGCCGGGCCACGTCGCGCGGTCTTCTCACGACCGCGTCCGCCCGCCGCGCGAGACTCCGCGCCCGCCGCGGTCGCCGTAAGAAAGGGCGAGTGGATGCCGAACCCGCCGCTCCCCCACGCCTGACCGTCGTCACCGTGACCTACGCCGACCGGTGGGACGCGGGTCTGTCCGCGACCATCGCCTCGGTGCTCGCCGAACCGCGAGCCGACCTCATCGTCGTCAGCAACGGCACGGCGCCCGACTCCGCGGCGCGCCTGGATGACGCCGTCGCGCGATCGTCCGGTCGGATCGCGGTGATCGATCTCGGCCGGAACCGGGGATCCGCCCCCGCGTTCGCGGCGGGCCTTTCCGCCGCCTACCGGCGCGGGACGGCGGTGCTGCTCCTCGACGACGACAACCCGCTCCCGCCCGGGGCACTGAGTGTCCTCGAGGCGACCACCTGCGCCCTGGAGTCGCGCGGCGCCCCGCCGACGGCGCTCGCGTGCTTCCGCGCCGTCAACCCCGTCTACCGGCTCCTGCGCGAGGGGGCCTCCCCCGACGACCTGTTCTCCGAGCTCCGCCCCGGAGCGTTCCTCAGCACCGACGTCTTCGCTCGGCACCGGCAGACCGCCGATCCGCGCGGTGTGGTCGACACCCGCGTCGGCGCCGTCCGGGTGGCGCCCCTCCCCAACAGC encodes:
- a CDS encoding ROK family transcriptional regulator gives rise to the protein MVTASRGDGMRRANLALVLRTVHREGPRSRAALTEATGLNRSTIADLVGELVGDGLVVERAPDPVGRVGRPSPTVSPDPRVVAIGVNPEVDALDIGAFALDGTAVARERLPQTGLLTPERTAELVGERLAAWADGPLRGRRTVGVGVAVPGPVRAADGLVRTAPHLEWTDAAIGTLVTEATGLPARVGNDAALGALAEYLFGAARGAHDVVYLNGGASGIGGAVIVGGTPLGGAGGYAGEFGQNRPGIVDAADRRAADGVLEDEVSRARLLAALHLDAVDDSVLAEALASTDDPGAHAETARQRRILATALANAANVLNPAVIVLGGFLATLAALDLDGLDAAVRAQTMPACAEDLRLRVAALGENRLLVGAAEAVFEAELFPTP
- a CDS encoding esterase/lipase family protein — protein: MTDAVVLVSGGAAVTPYTDPQHAAATGLAAGNTMTALRAHFLARGIRVFTAPARIGTGEVREDAGWQGFSDVPVVLPAGVTINAVGRVDDAGVALAGFLRHLAAEEDVASVALVGHSMGGLFSRAAIRELGGDGPLVERLVTLGTPWDGSVLGDLLDDEITEADAHGDPATLQIFAEARPYADANSQGAAAEVSRRFLRGWNDAQAGVLDGIPVTAIGAGYFAAAADPVQLWPHDGLVSMTSGRADEVPAAVLPEVDRHSFPDHVHSIFFAEGFGLPWERALTWGPEVFAVVDGALGL
- a CDS encoding O-antigen ligase family protein, which translates into the protein MTIGSLVLISACAISVWVVLRAPASAAPARAVAAIIVISTLVPVGSVRDQTMAMTALATIVLLGLFAVVRRDASTPWPPLWGACLFAAFGLWLILRILGQFSAASTLLQAGMLASAMALAFVVPLLRKEDLPAVADTFLWLVLAHTAYAALEQTGTVDAIWPLRVESLENIDDRANVLIPALTGRSQSTFGHPIPFAVFASVAALVLIHATAQTRRWRYAGGAVVAAAALALSGTRSAVVALLAALLAYGLANLRWRRLLVMIAGAGVLAIAALLVDLPTLLALDGRFESSVSYIHRSLVVGSWDALWARGEAAVVFGSGAGASAELFRAGIVRGASNLLYFDNAYVSLFALSGLVALVLFCAVLGRALFGGALAIGGATFLGVMGFSFDEQQWQIVLILLAFCALLPRAFGTVSRRSDALDASDGASHPPSDTRRTAITAET
- a CDS encoding PIN domain-containing protein; its protein translation is MTDYLVDKSVWARLASGDPAIRTRLDKIARSPSDLFVTCPPQVLEFCHSARTPEEHAHYLEQMSLGFPLERAPDESLAVGIQSALWNAGLVRAAGAVDILIAAYAIANEATILSADHDFDHIAAVSDLAHEFVSSTF
- a CDS encoding glutathione peroxidase; translated protein: MDLSGIPITTIRGEQTTFGALTEGKAALVVNVASRCGLAPQYEALEALHKKYADRGFTVIGFPSNQFLQELSDEEKIAEYCSVTWGVTFPMSEKVKVNGRSAHPLYQELTRTPDAEGKKGRISWNFEKFVVFPDGRVVRFSPRTLPDAPEVVSAIEEALPH
- a CDS encoding type II toxin-antitoxin system VapB family antitoxin, whose translation is MALTSVDLDPRLIERARILTGEPSNRAVLDLALRRLIASKQKDAMIAGIAGLTDLEAELDSPVTAPTP
- a CDS encoding D-arabinono-1,4-lactone oxidase is translated as MTLTRSSGTNWSGNHRYRAAETLLPTDLDELAAAVSAADSLRVQATRHTFTDVGDTDGSLISLENLPARIEVDGERVRVEGLVTFAQLAPVLEAEGRALHNLGSLPHISVAGAAATGTHGSGTRNGNLSSAVTALEIMDAAGDHHFVHGEHPWFPAAALGLGAFGVMTAVELRTVPTYTVTAEAYTGVAWDDIVADPRRLFASAYSVSVFTTWGDPAHDLVWVKTTDADPEAGYVTDLGGRPIGDDLHLGRIRTVGNTTERGTPGPWHTRLPHFRAEALPSDGDEIQSEYFVPLDAAADALAAVRAVASDIDPVLLVTELRTVAADDLWLSPAYRRDVLAIHFTWRNDNAGVAAVLPAIEAALAPFDARPHWGKAFTMPGETIRATLPHVEDFLAAARETDPRGVFRNAFLERTLGL
- a CDS encoding glycosyltransferase family 2 protein, with the protein product MDAEPAAPPRLTVVTVTYADRWDAGLSATIASVLAEPRADLIVVSNGTAPDSAARLDDAVARSSGRIAVIDLGRNRGSAPAFAAGLSAAYRRGTAVLLLDDDNPLPPGALSVLEATTCALESRGAPPTALACFRAVNPVYRLLREGASPDDLFSELRPGAFLSTDVFARHRQTADPRGVVDTRVGAVRVAPLPNSMWGGLYLPAPIAARGLQPPTALVLYADDNAFSAELRAAGCEILLCLDVEIHDTVDWRESSEPPRRRLRVPRVLRTAREDLWRVRYQNRNAAYLSAEQARGSVAAQLRLAVNVVVRLGLLLAAGLLTLRLRAAGLIVAACLAGLRGRLGESYPLPGGRPASTGSVVTASRARRARS